The following proteins are co-located in the Gossypium hirsutum isolate 1008001.06 chromosome A02, Gossypium_hirsutum_v2.1, whole genome shotgun sequence genome:
- the LOC107952014 gene encoding uncharacterized protein isoform X1, producing the protein MITSVLFVGTKQRKSYMCFGIVRQRNKCGCRLSLWINNTCFSPSLYSMSSAILGSSKIIILLVFEHPRQTIGYIFSLMVWLIEALEVLLLMECYENKMEAGSWGTITIWESAQFSRLNYGHSRWHTYSTSKGLNKATMQIDNLEVVRALPDGMLVDVGITVIRRVQWIMRTEGQWLIMYIPREINLVADGLAKLSLEWESRL; encoded by the exons ATGATAACTTCTGTTCTTTTTGTAGGAACAAAACAGAGGAAATCTTACATGTGCTTCGGGATTGTTCGACAGCGAAACAAGTGTGGATGTAGATTGTCCCTTTGGATCAACAACACATGTTTTTCTCCTAGCCTTTACAG TATGAGTTCAGCCATATTGGGTTCAAGCAAAATAATCATCCTACTGGTGTTCGAGCATCCTCGACAGACAATTGGGTACATCTTTTCACTGATGGTGTGGTTGATAGAGGCTCTAGAAGTGTTACTGCTGATGGAGTGCTATGAAAACAAAATGGAAGCTGGATCTTGGGGTACAATCACTATTTGGGAAAGTGCTCAGTTTTCGAGATTGAACTATGGGCATTCTAGATGGCATACTTATTCTACTAGCAAAGGTTTGAACAAAGCCACGATGCAAATCGATAATCTGGAGGTGGTTAGAGCTTTGCCTGATGGTATGTTAGTGGATGTGGGAATTACTGTTATTAGGAGGGTACAATGGATTATGAGAACTGAAGGTCAGTGGCTTATCATGTACATTCCTAGAGAAATTAATCTTGTTGCTGATGGTTTGGCTAAGTTGAGTTTAGAGTGGGAGTCAAGATTATAA
- the LOC107952014 gene encoding uncharacterized protein isoform X2 → MCFGIVRQRNKCGCRLSLWINNTCFSPSLYSMSSAILGSSKIIILLVFEHPRQTIGYIFSLMVWLIEALEVLLLMECYENKMEAGSWGTITIWESAQFSRLNYGHSRWHTYSTSKGLNKATMQIDNLEVVRALPDGMLVDVGITVIRRVQWIMRTEGQWLIMYIPREINLVADGLAKLSLEWESRL, encoded by the exons ATGTGCTTCGGGATTGTTCGACAGCGAAACAAGTGTGGATGTAGATTGTCCCTTTGGATCAACAACACATGTTTTTCTCCTAGCCTTTACAG TATGAGTTCAGCCATATTGGGTTCAAGCAAAATAATCATCCTACTGGTGTTCGAGCATCCTCGACAGACAATTGGGTACATCTTTTCACTGATGGTGTGGTTGATAGAGGCTCTAGAAGTGTTACTGCTGATGGAGTGCTATGAAAACAAAATGGAAGCTGGATCTTGGGGTACAATCACTATTTGGGAAAGTGCTCAGTTTTCGAGATTGAACTATGGGCATTCTAGATGGCATACTTATTCTACTAGCAAAGGTTTGAACAAAGCCACGATGCAAATCGATAATCTGGAGGTGGTTAGAGCTTTGCCTGATGGTATGTTAGTGGATGTGGGAATTACTGTTATTAGGAGGGTACAATGGATTATGAGAACTGAAGGTCAGTGGCTTATCATGTACATTCCTAGAGAAATTAATCTTGTTGCTGATGGTTTGGCTAAGTTGAGTTTAGAGTGGGAGTCAAGATTATAA